The DNA window TCTAAATTCCGTAACGCAGGCCAAACATGTGTCTGTGCTAACCGCTTTTATGTACACAGCAAAGTGTATGACGAGTTTGTTGCCAAGTTTGATGTGGCTGTTCAACAGCTTAAAGTTGGTAATGGCTTAGAAGAGGGCGTGAATATTGGCCCTGTGATCAGCGAATCTGCAAAGCAAGGCATTCAAGCGCTTATTGACGGCGCTATCGAGCAAGGTGCTAAGCCAGTGTCTGAGCTAAAAGAACTGGATGGCCTTTTCATGCAGCCTGTGGTGCTAAAAGACGTCACTCACGACATGAAGATTGTCTCTGAGGAGATCTTCGGCCCTGTTGCGCCAGTTATCCGCTTTGATAATGACGAACAGCTTATCGAAATGGCCAACGATACTATCTACGGCCTTGCATCTTACTTCTACAGCCAAAACATTCACCGCGTATGGAAGATTGCAGAAGCGCTGGAATACGGCATGGTGGGTATCAACGAAGGCTTAATCTCTACTGAAGTGGCTCCTTTTGGCGGTGTTAAACAGTCCGGTATCGGACGTGAAGGTGCGAAACAAGGTATTGATGAGTACATGGACGTGAAATACCTCTGCTTTGGTGGCAACTAATTAAGGATAAAACAATGACAAACAAACAACTACAAGAAAGAAGAAGCCAAGTAATTGCTCAAGGCATGGGCGCTCTGTACCCACTTTACGTTGAGAAAGCAGAAAATGCGCACGTATGGGATATCGAAGGTAACAAATACATCGACTTCGCAGCTGGCATTGCGGTAACCAACACTGGTCACTCTAACAAACGCATCACCGAAGCAGTAAAAGCTCAGTTGGATAATTTCTCTCACACCTGTGCGATGGTTACACCTTATGCATCATTTGTTGAACTGGCTGAAAAGCTGACAGAACTTGCACCCGGTGAAACTAAGAAGAAAGCAATCTTCCTGACGACAGGTGCAGAAGCGGTAGAAAACGCAGTAAAAGTGGCGCGCGCTCATACAGGTCGCAGCGGCGTGATTGCATTTAAAGGCGGTTTCCACGGCCGTACCAACATGACAATGGGCCTAACGGGTAAAGTTGCGCCATACAAAGCAGGCTTTGGTCCGTTCCCGAACGAAATTTACCATGCACCTTACCCAAATGCGTTCCACGGCATCAGCGTTGAGCAAAGCTTACAAGCGATTGACGATCTGTTTGCCTGTGATATCGAACCGTCACGTGTTGCAGCGATTATCTTCGAACCGGTACAAGGTGAGGGTGGTTTCTACAAGGCGCCTGAAGCATTTGCACAAGGTTTGCGTCAGCTGTGTGATAAGCACGGTATCATGTTGATTGCAGATGAGATCCAGACTGGCTTTGCTCGTACGGGTAAAATGTTTGCGACAGAGTACCTGGGTATCGAACCAGATCTAATGACAATGGCAAAAGGCATTGCTGGTGGTTTCCCAATCTCAGCAGTTGTTGGTAAAGCACATGTGATGGATTCTGCACTACCAGGTGGTTTAGGCGGTACTTACGCTGGCTCTCCACTTGGCTGTGTTGCAGGACTTGAAGTACTTAAAATCATCGAAGAAGAAGATTTGTGTGCGAAAGCGATGGGTATTGGCGAAGTCGTTAATGCACGTATGACGACGCTGCAAAAATCAGTGCCTGCTATCGGTGAAATACGTACTACAGGTGCAATGATGGCGATTGAGTTTACTGATCCTCAATCAGGTCAACCACTACAAGACATGACAAAAGCGGTTATTTCTAAAGCGCAAGAAAACGGTCTTATCTTGCTTTCATGTGGTGTAAAAGCGAACGTTGTACGTCTGCTTCCGCCTCTGACTATTGAGCCTGAAGTGCTGAGCGAAGGTTTGGACAAGCTTGAAAAAATCATTCTTGAATTGGCGTAATATTTAAACGTAACAAAGTACTAGAATTTAAAAGGGGAAGTGACCGGTTGGTCACTTCCCCTTTTTAGTGTTACTTATATACCCAAGTGACTTCAAAATGCAGGATTCAGAGCGTTGTCACTGATTCAAGTTCAAGGAAAACGACGCCGTGGAATAGCGAGCTCTTTCCAAGTTGTTTAACGACGAAATTGTGTCAGTGACACGCTCCCGAAGGGCGAGTTGCCTTGGCTTACATACTTTGTTAACGATTTTTGATTTAGAACCACTAGATCATCAAATCGTTGCCTCGTCTGTAAGCCAAGGCATTCTCGCTGAACCGAGCATCTTGAGGTTACTTGGGTATAGATATTTTATTTATTGAAGAACTTCATCATAAGTTGTGGCAGTAGTGAAACCAGGATCATACTCAACATTAACCCATATTGAAGTAGTGTGAAGCTTTCGCCGAGCAACAATAGGCCAGACAAGATACCCGCAATTGGGTTAATAATGTTGCCAAACGTAAAGTCGACCACAGACATTCTCTGCAGAAGCCATACATACATGGTGTAACTTAAGGCGGTATTAAATAAGATTACCCAAAGTAGTCCTAACGTATTGTTCAGGGAAATGTTTTTGAGTGTACTGAGATAGGGCTCCGGATTTAGGGTTGCCATCACACCAGAAACAACGGTCAAAATTACCCCACCAATAATGAGTTGCCAGGTAAGCACCGTCCACCAATGCATTCGTGCTCCCATTAATTTAGTCACACTGCTACCAATAACAATACACATAATTGCAGCAAACATCGCAAGCAAACCAACTGGATTTAGTGTAATTGTCTGTGGGTTAAACAAGAGCCAAGCGAGGGCGATCAAAGCAACACCTCTAAATACCTGCATTGTACCTGGCTTTCGCTTGTAAACTGCCCAGTGATATAGCATTGCGAATACGGGTATTGAAATCATACCAACGCCAGCAATGGCGGCTGGGAGCGTTAGCGCCATGACAAAGACGAGGCAAAAGAACATTGCGATGTTTATCGTGCCTAAAACAAACAGAGGTTTCCACTCGTGCTTTTGCGGTAATGTTGGTTTTAGTGCGAGCAATAGAAGGCCTGCCGGGAGTGCTCGTATTGCACCCAGGAGAATAGGAGGCCAGTCCGGAACCGTAAACTGGGTTACGGCATAAGTTGTACCCCAGAAAAATGCAGGGATCATCGCGAGCAAAATGTTCATATTAAATATCTTTACGTTAAGATAATTAATTGTAAAGATACGCCTAAGGTTACTTTTTGTAAAGTATCTTTATGTTAAAGTAATTCTGCAGTTAAGGTTGCTTTGGAGAAAATGACATATGGACGCAATAGACAGAGTAGTTGAACAGTGGTTTAAGGAAAAGCCTGAGCTTGACACTCAGCCGATGGCAATTATGGGGCGGCTGATGAGAATTGCTAAATACATGGAAACACGCGTCGCTGAGCTTCATAAGCAGTATGACCTTAAAATGGGTGAGTTTGATGTGCTGGCTACCTTACGCCGGTCAGGGGCTCCGTATCGTTTAACACCGTCAGCATTAATTGATTCAATGATGCTGACTTCAGGTGCGATGACCAATCGTTTGGATAAACTGGAGAAGAAAGGCTTAATCTCCAGAGAACACAGTAAAGAAGATAGACGCAGTGTTACTGTTGAGTTGACTTCTGATGGTTTGCAGCTCATTGATAATCTGATTCTGGAGCATGTTGAAGTTCAGCACGGTTTCATCCGAGGCTTATCTGATGAAGAAAAGGTACAGGTTAATAAGGCGCTAAAGACTTTATTACCGCAATTTGAGTAGCAAACAGAGGGTACGTCTGTGACAAGCAAAGAACTAGAGCAATACCTAAATATGTTTATGTGCGCTGAGAGTGACTTTCCGTTTGGCCCGGACGCCTTGGTTTTTAAAATCAAGGGCAAAATGTTTGCGATCCTTGCGCAGCGTGACGGGCGTGAGTATGTCAGTGTGAAGGTGGAACCTGAAGACGGTGAGGTACTGACTTCTCAGTTTACGGATATCATACCCGGCTATCATCTCAACAAGAAACATTGGGTTACCGTGTATTTTAATGGTGACGTAGAGGATGGGCTGATCCAGGACTTGTGTGAACGATCGTACGAGCTTGTCATTGCTAAGATGAGCAAAGCGCAACGGGCGTCACTTGGTTTTCAATAGTGTTCTATGAAAAACTCGCACCTTTATTAACTTAGGACTATATAACAAATAGTAAGTTAAAAAAGGGGGGGAGTGTCATGCGCGCACTATCTGATTGGCTTAAAGCCTATGGTGAAAGTCATCAAAACCCAATTAATCGTAAAATTCACACCATTGCCGTACCAGGCATTTACCTTTCAGTGGTTGGGCTTATCTGGTCGATCCCTTCTCTGACTATTGGCGACATCCATATTAACTGGGTGTGGTTGGCAGTTATTCCTGTGTGGATATTTTATTTCCGGCTCTCTTTAAGCGTTTTCATGATGATGTTGGGCTACACGTTAGCGTGTATTGGTCTGATTTGGGCGATGGAAGTTTTGCAGTTGCCAGTCCTTTATATCTCATTAGTTCTCTTTGGTGTGCTCTGGATGCTGCAATTCATTGGTCACAAGATCGAAGGTACGAAACCCTCATTTTATGAAGATTTACAATTTCTCCTTATTGGTCCGATTTGGGTATTCAGAAAGCAGTAAGCTTCTGGGACACCGAGTTCGATCTGCAACCTTTGACTCTTAGCACTATGATTAAAGTAACTCAGATTCTTTAAACTAAGTTGTCATACTCTTTGTAACGAATTGAGGGCGGGAGGTATCACATGTACAACCGCGAACACAAATACGTTTATTGGAGAGAGGAGCGTAAAAAAGGTAAATGGCATTACATTTTCAAATCATTCTTGATGATTTGTAGTGCTTTGCTGCTTGGAAAAGTTATTGGCCTGTTTGTTTTTGATGAACTTGATTCCCTTCGAAGCATTACAGAGCAGTTGCCTGCTGATCTGTTCATTATGATGCTGGTGGGTATTCCTATTAGTGTGATCGGTTGGTACCACGAAGAGTCAAAGTTTTTCAGGGCGTTAAGGCGAAAAGACAAGCAACTCAAGAGACAGCGAAACCGCTCTGACCAAAGCCGATAGCTTACCTGGAACTATGGGGTTACATCAGGCATCCGAATACAGTTTATCCAACTGATTTTGATATTTCTGTTCCAGAGCGTCGTTTCCGGCGGCACGCTCTAATTCAACCATAAGTTGTAGTGACGGTTTTTTAATGCCATAAGTTTGGTTAAATCGCATCAGACGAATTCTTGCTTCAGTATAATTACCGGAATCAATTTCAAGCTTAGCGAGTTGAAGGATCGATTTTGGTCTGTGAGGGTCATGGTCAATAGCGCGTGTGAAGTAATGCTTCGCTTTGTCTTTATCGTTTGACTTTAACGCACAAAATGCTGCGTTTTCGTAACTTGCAGGGATCAGGTAGTAATAGGGTTGTTCTATCGCTTTAGTGAACATCTGGTCCGCTTTTTCAAACTGGCCGCGCTTACATAAAAAGGTGCCGTAGTTATTCAGTACGTTGCCGTTTTTGGTGTGTTGGCGTAATGAGCGTTTGTACATCTCCTCCGCTTTTGAGTCTTCGCCGACCTTTTCGTAGTAATGTGCCATGGAAAGCTGCGCGCGGTAATAACTTGGTGCGTGGCTAAGCGCTTGTTGCAGATTGTCGTGTGCACGGATGTTACTTCCGCCTTCGAGGTAACCAAGACCAAGTGCAATACGAGATTCTGCCATTGCGATAGGATCAGCTTTAACGACTGGGCCACCATCTTTTTTCACCGTCACACAGCCTGCCAGTGAAAACTGAACCATCAATAGAAGTGTACCGAGCTTAACCGTTTTCATTTCTCATCCCTACATACCTGAGTCTCACCGCATGATATGAAATACGTGACAAAAGCCTATTGATGAAAAATTACTATGCGATCAGGTTTGCAATCTGGCAGGAAAAAGCCGCCGGATGGCGGCTTAGTTCACATAGTCAGCCAAAATCAAATATAAGGAAGACTATAAGTCTTTGATTATTAGCAGTTCAATTAAGTTAACTTTATATTTAATCGTCTTTAGTAAAGGCGTCTTCACTGAAATGATCGAGATCGTACGGTGTTTGTTGGTAAACACAGTAGTTTAGCCAGTTGGCAAATAGCAGATGCCCGTGACTCCGCCAGCTCGCGATTGGGGTATTATCCGGGTTATTGTTCGGATAGTAGTTAACCGGGATAGCAGGCTCCATTCCTTCACCTAAATCGCGAATGTATTCGTTATGCAAAGTGTGAGAATCATACTCAGGATGGCCAGTAACAAAGACGTTACGCTTGTCTTTGGTTGTTGCCAGGTATACACCGGCGACATCAGAGGTCGCTAAGATATCCAGATCCGTATGTTCTTCCAGGTAGTGAGGTGAAAAGTCAGCATAACGTGAATGAGGTGCCAGAAACGTGTCGTCAAAGCCGCGTAATATTGGATGATACTGGTTATGGATCTCATGATGATAAACACCAGAGAGCTTTTCTTTACGCGTTTTCTTAGGTAAATCGTAAAGTAATTTCAAACCAGCCTGAGCAGCCCAACATACATACAGGGTAGAGGTCACATGGTCTTTAGCCCACTCCATGATGGTCTTTAGGTGATCCCAATACAGCACATCTTCAAATTGCACTAGACCTAATGGTGCACCCGTGATGATCAAACCATCAAAGTTTCTGCCTTTGACCATTTCAAACTGACGGTAGAAGTTATCGAGGTGCTCGGTTGGCGTATTCTTGCTCGGGCGATCATCAATTCTTAGTAGTTCTACATTGACTTGAAGAGGGCTGTTAGAGAGTAAACGCAGAAACTGAGTTTCGGTTTCTATCTTCTTCGGCATTAGATTCAGGATCAGTACTCGTAACGGACGTATTTCCTGACTTGCCGCTCTGGTTTCACTCATCACGAAGATGTTTTCTGTTCTGAGTATGTCAGATGCAGGTAATTGATCTGGAATTCGGATTGGCACGACTATCTCTCCCTAGTTTTAGTCTTCTAGACGTCTATACATCTAAAGCTAACTCAATTTGAATTAGATGTCGATACGGAATGTGACTTTCAACAAGTTTAATCCTTAAGCATTAGAGTGAACAACATAACGTGTTTAGCGAGTTATCAGCGAATGGGCAATATGACCATATAAATGTGATTTAAGCTTTATTTTTGATGAGAGATGATTGAAACGACAGAGACATCATTTGATGGAAAATATGCGATCACGCTAATATAGATAGGTGGATAAGTAGGCAGTTATGCGATACACAAGAAAATTTTCCGTCTCCTTGTTACATGGAGTATTTGTAGCTGGAGATTAGTTGTCAATGGAGGACACTATGTTCGGTATTTTTAAGCGAAAAACGGATATTCAGAGCATCGCTCACCAAGTACCCAGCATACTGCTGAGTATGTTTGGCGATAAAAGCACTTATGCCCCAGAGGAAGTTGACATCGCACTGCAACAACTTGGTTACGATAAAGAGAAAGATATTCACCACCATCACTATGCTTATGGAATGTTTGTGAATGAATCAAGTTATCAACAGCTAGGTTTGACGGATGAACTGGGCAACTACAGCCATTTCCAGCGCGAAGTGGGTAAGATGCTACTTAACACCCCAGAGCCTATCGACATGCACATCTACTTTGCCATTTCACAGCAATATCAAAAGAGCTGTAGCAAGACTCTTCACTAAACTTCAAGACGCCGTGACAATGGTTTGTCACGGTGTTTTACTGTCAATCCAGTACAATAACCCACCCATTCCAGACGAAATCTTTGCTAAAGCTCTTAATTGTGCGATTAGTGGAGTTATCTTACGTCAAGTTCATAAAAGTAATTAGATAATTTACTCTAAACAGTGCTAACGTGCGCATCATCTTTATCGCCTACACAAATTTTGGCTGACCCCATTCCGCTGTGCGTGCTGTGTAGTGTGTCGGAGATTTTTGAAATACCAGCGCTTTAACTTTTGCCAAAAGCGCAATCAATGATAAAGGTGTATGCAATTATCATTGATTTTTAATTACTTATAGATGGGCACATCTGACAATACTGTTATGAAAAAACAAAAAGAGCTTAAATTTCAGGCTCAATTCCTATTACCAAGGTATTGGGGAACTTTACTTTTAATTGGGGTGATGTACTTACTAAGCCTTCTTCCTTTCAGGGTTCAACTGTTCTTAGGGCGTAATATCGGTCGTTTGGCGATGCGTTTAATGAAAAAGCGTCAGGTTACGATAAGACGCAACCTTGAGCTCTGTTTTCCATCTATGGATGCAAGCGAGCGAGAAGCGATTGCAAAATCCAATATAGATAACTCA is part of the Vibrio sp. B1FLJ16 genome and encodes:
- the pilW gene encoding type IV pilus biogenesis/stability protein PilW: MKTVKLGTLLLMVQFSLAGCVTVKKDGGPVVKADPIAMAESRIALGLGYLEGGSNIRAHDNLQQALSHAPSYYRAQLSMAHYYEKVGEDSKAEEMYKRSLRQHTKNGNVLNNYGTFLCKRGQFEKADQMFTKAIEQPYYYLIPASYENAAFCALKSNDKDKAKHYFTRAIDHDPHRPKSILQLAKLEIDSGNYTEARIRLMRFNQTYGIKKPSLQLMVELERAAGNDALEQKYQNQLDKLYSDA
- a CDS encoding EamA family transporter, whose product is MNILLAMIPAFFWGTTYAVTQFTVPDWPPILLGAIRALPAGLLLLALKPTLPQKHEWKPLFVLGTINIAMFFCLVFVMALTLPAAIAGVGMISIPVFAMLYHWAVYKRKPGTMQVFRGVALIALAWLLFNPQTITLNPVGLLAMFAAIMCIVIGSSVTKLMGARMHWWTVLTWQLIIGGVILTVVSGVMATLNPEPYLSTLKNISLNNTLGLLWVILFNTALSYTMYVWLLQRMSVVDFTFGNIINPIAGILSGLLLLGESFTLLQYGLMLSMILVSLLPQLMMKFFNK
- the gabT gene encoding 4-aminobutyrate--2-oxoglutarate transaminase, which codes for MTNKQLQERRSQVIAQGMGALYPLYVEKAENAHVWDIEGNKYIDFAAGIAVTNTGHSNKRITEAVKAQLDNFSHTCAMVTPYASFVELAEKLTELAPGETKKKAIFLTTGAEAVENAVKVARAHTGRSGVIAFKGGFHGRTNMTMGLTGKVAPYKAGFGPFPNEIYHAPYPNAFHGISVEQSLQAIDDLFACDIEPSRVAAIIFEPVQGEGGFYKAPEAFAQGLRQLCDKHGIMLIADEIQTGFARTGKMFATEYLGIEPDLMTMAKGIAGGFPISAVVGKAHVMDSALPGGLGGTYAGSPLGCVAGLEVLKIIEEEDLCAKAMGIGEVVNARMTTLQKSVPAIGEIRTTGAMMAIEFTDPQSGQPLQDMTKAVISKAQENGLILLSCGVKANVVRLLPPLTIEPEVLSEGLDKLEKIILELA
- a CDS encoding MarR family transcriptional regulator; amino-acid sequence: MDAIDRVVEQWFKEKPELDTQPMAIMGRLMRIAKYMETRVAELHKQYDLKMGEFDVLATLRRSGAPYRLTPSALIDSMMLTSGAMTNRLDKLEKKGLISREHSKEDRRSVTVELTSDGLQLIDNLILEHVEVQHGFIRGLSDEEKVQVNKALKTLLPQFE
- the metA gene encoding homoserine O-succinyltransferase → MPIRIPDQLPASDILRTENIFVMSETRAASQEIRPLRVLILNLMPKKIETETQFLRLLSNSPLQVNVELLRIDDRPSKNTPTEHLDNFYRQFEMVKGRNFDGLIITGAPLGLVQFEDVLYWDHLKTIMEWAKDHVTSTLYVCWAAQAGLKLLYDLPKKTRKEKLSGVYHHEIHNQYHPILRGFDDTFLAPHSRYADFSPHYLEEHTDLDILATSDVAGVYLATTKDKRNVFVTGHPEYDSHTLHNEYIRDLGEGMEPAIPVNYYPNNNPDNTPIASWRSHGHLLFANWLNYCVYQQTPYDLDHFSEDAFTKDD
- a CDS encoding Mpo1-like protein; this encodes MRALSDWLKAYGESHQNPINRKIHTIAVPGIYLSVVGLIWSIPSLTIGDIHINWVWLAVIPVWIFYFRLSLSVFMMMLGYTLACIGLIWAMEVLQLPVLYISLVLFGVLWMLQFIGHKIEGTKPSFYEDLQFLLIGPIWVFRKQ
- a CDS encoding MmcQ/YjbR family DNA-binding protein: MTSKELEQYLNMFMCAESDFPFGPDALVFKIKGKMFAILAQRDGREYVSVKVEPEDGEVLTSQFTDIIPGYHLNKKHWVTVYFNGDVEDGLIQDLCERSYELVIAKMSKAQRASLGFQ